In Anguilla rostrata isolate EN2019 chromosome 1, ASM1855537v3, whole genome shotgun sequence, a genomic segment contains:
- the sf3a3 gene encoding splicing factor 3A subunit 3, giving the protein METILEQQRRYHEEKERLMDAKTKEMLHKKTTLRDQINSDHRTRAMLDRYMEVSGNVRDSYEDKDGMRKDELNAISGPNEFAEFYNRLKQIKEFHRKHPNEICVPMSVEFEELVKARENPSEDGQNLVEFSDEEGYGRYLDLHDCYLKYINLKGAEKLEYITYLSTFDQLFDISKDRKNAEYKRYLEVLLEYLQDYTDRVKPLLDQNELYGKILGEFEKKWENGTFPGWPKETSSALTHAGAHLDLSAFSSWEELASLGLDRLKSALMALGLKCGGTLEERAQRLFSTKGKSLESLDPSLFAKNPKSKGPKKDTERNKELGFLEAQIYEYVEILGEQRHLTHENVQRKQARTGEEREEEEEEQLSESESEDEDNEIIYNPKNLPLGWDGKPIPYWLYKLHGLNINYNCEICGNYTYRGPKAFQRHFAEWRHAHGMRCLGIPNTAHFANVTQIEDAVSLWAKLKSQKASERWQPDTEEEYEDSSGNVVNKKTYEDLKRQGLL; this is encoded by the exons atggAGACTATTTTGGAACAACAGCGGCGCTAccatgaagaaaaagaaagattaaTGGacgcaaaaacaaaagaaatgcttCACAAGAAAACGACG CTACGCGACCAAATAAACTCTGATCATCGGACACGAGCAATGCTGGAT aGGTACATGGAGGTGAGCGGAAATGTGAGAGATTCCTATGAGGATAAAGACGG CATGAGAAAGGACGAGCTGAACGCGATCTCGGGACCAAACGAATTCGCGGAGTTCTACAACCGGCTCAAGCAGATCAAGGAATTTCACCGGAAGCACCCTAACGAG ATCTGTGTGCCCATGTCTGTGGAGTTCGAGGAGCTGGTGAAGGCCAGAGAGAACCCCAGCGAGGACGGGCAGA ACCTGGTAGAGTTCTCCGATGAGGAGGGCTACGGTCGCTACCTGGATCTGCACGACTGCTACCTGAAGTACATAAACCTGAAGGGGGCTGAG AAACTGGAGTACATCACCTACCTGTCCACGTTCGACCAGCTGTTCGACATCTCTAAGGACAGGAAGAACGCCGAGTACAAGCG GTATCTGGAGGTCCTTCTGGAGTACCTGCAGGATTACACTGACAGAGTGAAGCCGCTCCTGGATCAGAACGAGCTGTACGGGAAGATCCTGGGAGAGTTTGAGAAGAAGTGGGAGAACGGGACGTTTCCCGGCTGGCCG AAAGAGACCAGCAGCGCTCTGACCCACGCAGGAGCTCACCTGGATCTCTCCGCCTTCTCCTCCTGGGAG GAGCTGGCTTCCCTGGGGTTGGACAGGTTAAAGTCTGCCCTCATGGCTTTGGGACTGAAGTGCGGTGG GACTCTGGAGGAGAGAGCCCAGAGGCTCTTCAGCACTAAGGGCAAATCACTCGAGTCCCTGGACCCCTCGCTCTTCGCCAAGAACCCCAAATCCAAAGGGCCAAAGAA ggaCACTGAGCGCAATAAGGAACTAGGCTTTCTGGAGGCTCAGATATACGAGTATGTGGAGATCCTGGGg GAGCAGAGACACCTGACCCATGAGAACGTTCAGAGGAAGCAGGCTCGTACGGGCGAAGAGcgtgaggaggaagaggaggagcagctgagcgagagtgagagcgagGATGAAGATAACGAGATCATCTACAACCCCAAGAACCTGCCGCTGGGCTGGGACGGCAAG CCAATCCCCTACTGGCTCTACAAACTTCACGGCTTGAACATCAACTACAACTGTGAGATCTGTGGAAACTACACATACAGGGGGCCCAAAGCCTTCCAGCGCCACTTCGCA gaGTGGCGACACGCCCACGGCATGCGTTGCCTAGGGATACCCAACACCGCTCACTTCGCCAACGTCACCCAGATCGAGGACGCCGTGTCCC tttgGGCGAAGCTGAAGTCACAGAAAGCATCAGAGAGGTGGCAGCCAGACACAGAG GAAGAGTATGAGGACTCCAGCGGGAATGTGGTCAACAAGAAGACGTATGAAGATTTGAAACGCCAGGGTCTGCTGTAA
- the LOC135260911 gene encoding uncharacterized protein LOC135260911 yields the protein MAERILRSTVAWAMRGLLCACRFLWVSPYNVADRPRKTGPICDSHFENITGPESESRAKRTHQEGRDVLHNQLVKAAGEIQQLKSQLASQRASWEKRFVELQRRQQVLREQLASKTFVRTGVFLKDGPIMEGNFGENQTEVEAESGGYFEGWCEAPSLAAGDRGLQKHRLPW from the exons ATGGCCGAGCGCATCTTGCGGTCGACCGTAGCATGGGCTATGAGAGGTCTCCTGTGCGCCTGTAGGTTCTTATGG GTGAGTCCGTACAATGTTGCAGATCGTCCCCGAAAAACTGGACCCATTTGTGACTCCCACTTTGAAAACATcacag gtccAGAGTCTGAGAGCAGGGCGAAACGCACTCATCAGGAAGGTAGAGATGTCCTCCACAATCAGCTGGTGAAAGCAGCTGGAGAAATCCAGCAGCTGAAGTCTCAGCTGGCCAGTCAGAGGGCCTCCTGGGAGAAGAGGTTTGTGGAGCTGCAGAGGAGGCAGCAGGTGCTGAGAGAGCAG CTGGCTTCCAAGACCTTCGTCAGGACTGGAGTCTTCCTAAAGGATGGGCCAATAATGGAAGGCAACTTTGGCGAGAACCAGACAGAGGTGGAAGCAGAGAGTGGCGGGTATTTTGAGGG GTGGTGTGAGGCACCATCTCTGGCAGCAGGGGACAGAGGCCTTCAGAAGCACAGGTTGCCATGGTAG